One Arthrobacter sp. FW306-07-I genomic window carries:
- a CDS encoding amino acid ABC transporter permease: protein MDWFNTIIRTFFDFGAMAEVLPQLLAVGLLNTLIISIAATVLGTVLGMVVAVMGISPSKWLRIPARIYTDLFRGLPAILTILLIGQGFARLSQSIFGPSPYPLGIIALSLIASAYIGEIFRAGILSVDKGQGEACRALGMSYAKSMALVVVPQGVRRVLPALVNQFIAIVKDSSLVYFLGLLVSERELFRVGQDAAVLSGNLSPLVAAGLFYLVITVPLTHLVNYFDNKFRTGRRRPVPPTSGLKEVKELASASPLTTGSNT, encoded by the coding sequence ATGGACTGGTTCAACACCATCATCCGAACTTTCTTTGACTTCGGCGCTATGGCCGAGGTCCTGCCCCAACTGCTGGCGGTCGGCCTGCTGAACACGCTGATCATTTCCATTGCCGCCACCGTCCTTGGCACGGTGCTGGGAATGGTGGTGGCCGTCATGGGCATCTCACCGTCCAAGTGGCTGCGCATCCCGGCCCGGATCTACACCGACCTGTTCCGTGGCCTGCCGGCCATCCTGACCATCCTGCTGATCGGCCAGGGCTTCGCACGCCTGAGCCAGTCGATCTTCGGCCCGTCCCCCTACCCACTCGGCATCATCGCGCTTAGCCTGATCGCCAGCGCCTACATCGGCGAAATCTTCCGCGCCGGCATCCTTAGCGTGGACAAGGGCCAGGGCGAGGCCTGCCGCGCCCTGGGCATGAGCTACGCCAAGTCCATGGCCCTGGTGGTGGTCCCGCAGGGCGTCCGCCGGGTCCTCCCGGCCCTGGTGAACCAGTTCATCGCCATCGTCAAGGACTCCTCCCTGGTCTACTTCCTGGGCCTGCTGGTCAGCGAACGCGAACTGTTCCGCGTGGGCCAGGACGCCGCCGTGCTCTCCGGCAACCTCTCACCCCTGGTCGCCGCGGGCCTGTTCTACCTGGTGATCACCGTCCCGCTGACCCACCTGGTCAACTACTTCGACAACAAGTTCCGCACCGGCCGCCGCCGCCCCGTACCGCCCACCAGCGGGCTGAAGGAAGTCAAGGAACTCGCCTCCGCTTCGCCGCTCACCACCGGGAGCAACACATGA
- a CDS encoding LacI family DNA-binding transcriptional regulator, with amino-acid sequence MKAEGARRRDVTVADVAKAAQVSKAQAARALGNYGAVSEDVRERVLAAAEALAYRPNELARSMNTGKSHTIGVVVGDIENPHFGLATRGITDTAKKAGYNVILVNTDEDRAAEVDAVRVLLDKRVDGLIVAPASSVDTGHLQEVHRSGRPLVFIDRTAGDMPVETMAVDMARISREATQYLLDAGHRRIAFISTLTTDAPYTAGMALGSSQIADRIEGMREAYLDSGLDFPEDLVRLNAGDEDSIRSITREVLRGPDRATAVVASDGLIALSVVEAIQELCLSIPGDVSFLMYDDFAWTRLTSPPLTVIAQPVYNMGVAAAKALIRQMEGLPSAAPAQFTATLVRRGSVGPCPERSANEPELEAVDR; translated from the coding sequence ATGAAGGCTGAAGGAGCACGACGGCGGGACGTCACCGTTGCCGACGTCGCCAAGGCTGCCCAGGTTTCCAAGGCCCAGGCCGCGCGGGCACTAGGGAATTACGGGGCCGTCAGCGAGGATGTCCGCGAACGCGTCCTCGCTGCTGCCGAGGCGCTTGCCTACCGGCCTAATGAGCTTGCCCGCAGCATGAACACCGGGAAGTCACACACCATCGGGGTGGTTGTGGGTGATATCGAAAACCCGCACTTTGGCTTGGCCACGCGGGGAATCACGGACACCGCAAAGAAGGCCGGCTACAACGTCATCCTGGTCAACACGGACGAGGACCGGGCTGCCGAAGTGGATGCGGTCCGGGTCCTGCTGGACAAGCGCGTGGACGGTCTCATCGTCGCTCCTGCGTCATCGGTGGACACCGGACACCTCCAGGAAGTGCACCGGTCGGGACGGCCCTTGGTCTTCATTGACCGCACGGCCGGTGACATGCCGGTGGAGACCATGGCCGTGGACATGGCACGGATTTCCCGGGAAGCCACCCAGTACCTGCTGGATGCGGGGCACCGCCGCATCGCCTTTATTTCAACGCTGACGACAGACGCTCCCTACACGGCCGGGATGGCGCTTGGGTCTTCCCAGATCGCTGACCGCATCGAGGGCATGCGGGAGGCTTACCTTGACTCCGGGCTGGATTTTCCGGAGGACCTGGTCCGGCTGAATGCAGGCGACGAAGACTCCATTCGGAGCATTACGCGTGAGGTGCTGCGGGGGCCGGACCGGGCCACCGCCGTGGTGGCGTCCGACGGTCTGATCGCCCTGAGCGTGGTGGAGGCCATCCAGGAACTGTGCCTGTCCATTCCGGGCGACGTGTCATTCCTGATGTACGACGACTTTGCGTGGACCAGGCTCACAAGCCCGCCTCTGACCGTCATCGCCCAACCGGTCTACAACATGGGGGTGGCAGCAGCCAAGGCACTGATTCGGCAGATGGAGGGGCTGCCTTCCGCCGCCCCCGCGCAGTTCACGGCCACCCTGGTGCGGCGGGGGTCGGTGGGGCCCTGCCCGGAAAGGTCGGCGAACGAGCCGGAGTTGGAAGCTGTGGATCGTTAG
- a CDS encoding polysaccharide deacetylase family protein has product MPKTVLPLAAIALAAAAAVPAGLATAAPALADQATPAVVDSTRHDGNYLSLTFDDGPDPVNTPKLLAVLEKHHVKATFCLWGDHVKQHPEIVRQIADAGHTLCNHTMYHDDMSTWSTEAIRADLEETSAVIRDAVPDATINYFRAPYGSWGQTPEVAADMGMQPLGWRLAIGDWEPPGTPELVRRLREGITPGAVVLMHDGGGDRSQTVDAVDQIIPELRSEGWRFDKPARRG; this is encoded by the coding sequence ATGCCAAAGACTGTGCTGCCCCTGGCTGCCATCGCCCTGGCGGCAGCCGCCGCTGTTCCGGCGGGGCTTGCAACTGCGGCTCCTGCCCTTGCGGACCAGGCAACGCCGGCCGTTGTCGACTCCACCCGGCACGACGGCAATTACCTGAGCCTGACCTTCGACGACGGCCCCGATCCTGTCAACACACCCAAGCTGCTTGCCGTGCTGGAGAAGCACCACGTGAAGGCGACCTTTTGCCTTTGGGGTGACCACGTGAAGCAGCACCCTGAAATCGTCCGGCAGATAGCTGACGCCGGGCATACGCTCTGCAACCACACCATGTACCACGACGACATGTCCACGTGGAGCACCGAGGCGATCAGGGCGGACCTGGAAGAGACAAGTGCCGTCATCCGCGACGCCGTTCCGGATGCCACCATCAACTATTTCCGGGCCCCTTACGGCAGCTGGGGACAGACGCCGGAGGTAGCCGCTGACATGGGGATGCAGCCTCTCGGGTGGCGCCTGGCCATCGGAGATTGGGAGCCGCCGGGAACGCCGGAACTGGTCCGCCGCCTCCGGGAGGGCATCACCCCCGGGGCGGTAGTCCTCATGCATGACGGCGGCGGCGATAGGAGCCAAACAGTCGACGCCGTCGACCAGATCATTCCCGAACTCAGGTCAGAGGGGTGGCGCTTCGACAAGCCCGCCCGCCGGGGCTGA
- a CDS encoding Gfo/Idh/MocA family protein, producing the protein MRTVAAAPIRTAVVGFGISGKVFHAPLIAANPDFSLDVIVTAQPERAAEAARLYPQARIVGTPEELFVLSADLDLVILGTPPHTHFGLAAAAIAHGLHVVVDKPFVPTSALGEELISRADDAGVRLTVFQNRRWDADFLTLRKVLASGALGQVSSFESRFEWWRPEGFGNWRDTVSLAEGGGILHDLGAHLIDQAIQLFGPVDQSYGETANRGPHPDAADTEAFVSLLHASGVRSRLWMNGMAAQAGARFHILGSQAAYTKWGLDGQEPALAAGIPPSDPAYGIDPQERWGLLGVDGATRPVPAERGDYPQFYVQLAAALRGNGPLPVDPAGPLEVLKVIEGIHALA; encoded by the coding sequence ATGCGCACTGTTGCAGCGGCACCCATCCGGACCGCCGTCGTCGGCTTTGGGATCTCCGGCAAGGTGTTCCACGCGCCGCTGATTGCGGCCAACCCGGATTTCTCGCTTGACGTGATCGTGACGGCGCAGCCGGAACGGGCTGCGGAGGCGGCACGCCTCTACCCGCAGGCACGGATTGTCGGAACCCCGGAGGAGCTCTTCGTCCTGTCCGCCGACCTGGATTTGGTCATCCTGGGCACCCCGCCGCACACCCACTTCGGGCTGGCGGCAGCGGCCATCGCCCACGGCCTGCACGTGGTGGTGGACAAGCCTTTCGTGCCCACGTCCGCCTTGGGGGAGGAACTGATCAGCAGGGCGGACGACGCCGGGGTGCGGCTTACGGTGTTCCAGAACCGCCGGTGGGACGCGGACTTCCTGACCCTCCGGAAGGTCCTGGCCTCCGGAGCGCTGGGTCAGGTCAGCAGCTTCGAGTCACGTTTCGAATGGTGGCGGCCGGAAGGCTTTGGAAATTGGCGGGACACGGTATCCCTGGCCGAAGGCGGCGGGATCCTCCACGACCTGGGCGCCCACCTGATCGACCAGGCCATCCAGCTGTTCGGCCCGGTGGATCAGAGCTACGGCGAGACCGCCAACCGCGGCCCGCATCCGGACGCAGCCGACACTGAGGCTTTCGTGTCCCTGCTGCACGCATCCGGCGTCCGCTCACGCCTGTGGATGAACGGCATGGCTGCCCAGGCGGGCGCCCGCTTCCACATCCTTGGCTCGCAGGCCGCCTACACCAAATGGGGACTCGACGGGCAGGAACCTGCCCTCGCAGCGGGGATCCCGCCGTCGGACCCGGCCTATGGCATCGATCCCCAGGAGCGTTGGGGGCTCTTGGGGGTCGATGGAGCAACGCGTCCCGTTCCTGCCGAGCGCGGCGACTACCCGCAGTTCTACGTGCAGCTGGCCGCCGCCCTTCGCGGGAACGGACCGCTGCCGGTGGATCCCGCCGGTCCGCTCGAAGTCCTGAAGGTCATCGAGGGCATCCACGCCCTGGCCTGA
- a CDS encoding ABC transporter substrate-binding protein, which produces MKKKNLRPAGFAAAALAAVLALSGCSSTSAASTTENNPYGLIQPGTIRVASLGDSKPYTFADASGNFTGFDVELFKDVAHRAGVDNVVFTGQDFSGLLAAVANGQFDAGVAAIGITDKRKETVDFSDGYLAGYLTVITTKNSGITGVDGLAGKRLGVVQGTLQEAYAVKNFTSASLVRFPDNNTAIAAVNSGTVDAHFLDYEAAKAYEEQHGLVSAADIPSFDAPAGFAVAKGKTAFKEALNKGLAAAMEDGTWKKLYQKWFPGSPMPEQYLPKAEQGASASPTPSK; this is translated from the coding sequence GTGAAGAAAAAGAACCTCCGCCCGGCCGGATTTGCCGCCGCCGCACTTGCAGCGGTACTGGCACTTTCCGGCTGCAGCTCCACCTCCGCAGCTTCCACTACGGAAAACAACCCCTACGGCCTGATCCAGCCTGGTACCATCCGCGTTGCCAGCCTGGGCGACTCCAAGCCCTACACCTTCGCCGACGCTTCCGGTAACTTCACCGGCTTCGACGTGGAACTGTTCAAGGATGTGGCCCACCGGGCCGGTGTGGACAACGTGGTCTTCACCGGACAGGACTTCTCCGGCCTCCTTGCCGCAGTTGCCAACGGGCAGTTCGACGCCGGCGTGGCCGCGATCGGCATCACGGACAAGCGCAAGGAAACCGTGGACTTCTCCGACGGCTACCTGGCCGGCTACCTGACGGTGATCACCACCAAGAATTCCGGCATCACCGGTGTGGACGGCCTGGCCGGCAAACGCCTGGGCGTGGTGCAGGGCACGCTGCAGGAAGCCTACGCGGTGAAGAACTTCACCTCTGCCAGCCTGGTGCGGTTCCCGGACAACAACACCGCCATTGCCGCAGTGAACAGCGGCACGGTGGATGCACACTTCCTGGATTACGAGGCAGCGAAAGCCTACGAGGAACAGCACGGCCTGGTCAGCGCCGCGGACATTCCGTCCTTCGACGCCCCGGCCGGGTTCGCCGTGGCCAAGGGCAAGACCGCTTTCAAGGAAGCCCTGAACAAGGGACTGGCAGCTGCGATGGAGGACGGGACCTGGAAAAAGCTCTACCAGAAGTGGTTCCCGGGCTCCCCGATGCCCGAGCAGTACCTGCCCAAGGCCGAACAGGGCGCCTCCGCGTCGCCCACGCCGAGCAAGTAG
- a CDS encoding SulP family inorganic anion transporter: MAVADRTRPLRQPITVLTALRSPRQLSREVLAGMVTTLALVPEVISFSIVAGVDPMVSLVASIVLALAMSILGGRPGVVTAAAGSVALVIAPLVHGHGVEYVLPTVLLAGVIQVVFGLAGLARLMRFIPRSVMIGFVNALGVLIFMAQVPHVLNVPWLAYALFALTFAIIFILPRFTKVVPSPLVAIVVVTAIVIIAGLTVPNVSDEGPLTGKLPGFTAFLFPVNLETFQLVLPTALSVAFVGLMETLLTAKLVDDITETPSHKGRESWALGVSNILAGFYGGIAGCAMIGQTVLNVKTGQARTRISTLVAGLFLLALVTGLSSIMGQIPMVALAAVMMVVAVTTVDWHSVKPSTLKRMPVPETLVMVVTVAVVVFTGNLAYGVLVGVILAMVLFARRVAHVITVDRTLADDGGTVRYDVVGPLFFGSSNDLVEQFAYADDPASVTIDLSRAQIWDASTVAALDSIETKYGDHGATVAIEGLDERSTGFHRRLTGHLGA, from the coding sequence GATGGTCACCACGCTCGCACTGGTTCCGGAAGTCATTTCATTTTCGATCGTGGCCGGTGTCGATCCCATGGTGAGCCTTGTCGCCTCGATCGTGCTGGCCCTGGCCATGTCCATCCTGGGCGGACGCCCTGGTGTGGTGACCGCGGCCGCCGGTTCCGTCGCCCTGGTGATCGCTCCGCTGGTCCACGGGCACGGCGTCGAGTACGTCCTGCCCACAGTGCTCCTTGCCGGCGTGATCCAGGTTGTCTTTGGCCTGGCCGGGCTGGCGAGGCTGATGCGGTTCATTCCACGGTCGGTGATGATCGGGTTCGTCAACGCCCTGGGCGTGCTGATCTTCATGGCGCAGGTGCCCCATGTCCTCAACGTCCCCTGGCTCGCCTACGCCCTGTTCGCCCTGACGTTCGCCATCATCTTCATCCTGCCCCGGTTCACCAAGGTGGTCCCGTCGCCCCTGGTGGCCATCGTCGTCGTCACCGCAATCGTCATCATCGCCGGACTGACCGTGCCGAACGTCTCGGACGAAGGCCCGCTCACGGGCAAGCTGCCCGGGTTCACGGCATTCCTTTTTCCGGTAAACCTTGAGACCTTCCAGCTGGTCCTGCCCACGGCGCTGAGCGTGGCCTTCGTCGGACTCATGGAAACCCTCCTCACGGCGAAGCTCGTGGACGACATCACAGAGACCCCTTCGCACAAGGGCCGCGAGTCCTGGGCACTGGGCGTCTCGAACATCCTTGCCGGCTTCTATGGGGGCATCGCCGGCTGCGCCATGATCGGGCAGACCGTCCTCAACGTGAAGACCGGCCAGGCCCGCACCCGCATTTCGACACTCGTGGCCGGGCTGTTCCTGCTGGCACTGGTGACCGGGCTCAGCTCGATCATGGGCCAGATTCCCATGGTGGCCCTTGCCGCGGTGATGATGGTGGTTGCCGTGACCACCGTCGACTGGCACAGCGTGAAGCCGTCCACCCTGAAGCGGATGCCGGTGCCCGAGACGCTGGTCATGGTGGTCACCGTCGCCGTCGTGGTCTTCACGGGGAACCTGGCATACGGTGTGCTGGTGGGCGTCATCCTGGCGATGGTGCTGTTCGCCCGCCGGGTGGCCCACGTCATCACGGTGGATCGGACCCTGGCGGACGACGGTGGAACCGTCCGCTACGACGTGGTGGGGCCGCTGTTCTTCGGAAGCAGCAATGACCTGGTGGAGCAGTTCGCGTACGCCGACGATCCCGCCTCGGTGACCATCGACCTCAGCCGCGCGCAGATCTGGGACGCCTCAACCGTCGCCGCGCTCGACTCCATCGAAACCAAGTACGGGGACCACGGAGCCACGGTGGCGATCGAAGGCCTCGACGAACGCAGCACCGGCTTCCACCGACGCCTCACGGGACACCTGGGCGCCTGA
- a CDS encoding NAD(P)/FAD-dependent oxidoreductase, translated as MSSAPASKRVAIIGGGILGVSTAVHLLREGASVILLTERGLASEASGRSLSWLNSAGERSTPYHQLRVAGVDRYRTLFASDPKREWLQFGGGLMWNAAGQADATEARHAYEKSIGYDSKLLAPEEIASATPGVDSSAVTDKAIFNPGEGWVSLPDLIDFLMEEFHARGGELVLNAGKASVMVEGGRTAGVETAAGGTYPADAVLVACGAATPAVVEPLGVHIPNGSPVSMLVVTKQVQHEVTAVMNTPRAALRPNPGGTFALDHDWYEEHITEHADGSFTIPDDVVQELADEASKLVAGNPELKPASWKMGYKPIPGDGEPVLGELGQVPGCFVAFTHSGATLGLIAGELLAGEILTGRKHPMLATFRPGRFS; from the coding sequence ATGTCCTCTGCTCCAGCTTCCAAGCGCGTCGCGATCATCGGCGGCGGCATCCTGGGCGTTTCCACTGCCGTGCACCTGCTCCGCGAAGGCGCCTCCGTGATCCTGCTGACCGAGCGCGGACTCGCCAGCGAAGCCAGCGGCCGCTCGCTGTCCTGGCTCAACTCCGCCGGCGAACGGTCCACCCCGTACCACCAGCTGCGCGTTGCCGGCGTGGACCGCTACCGCACCCTCTTCGCCTCGGACCCCAAGCGGGAGTGGCTCCAGTTCGGCGGCGGCCTCATGTGGAACGCGGCCGGCCAGGCCGACGCCACGGAGGCGCGGCATGCCTACGAGAAGTCCATCGGCTATGACTCGAAGCTGCTTGCCCCGGAGGAGATCGCCTCGGCTACCCCCGGCGTCGATTCCAGCGCCGTGACGGACAAGGCCATCTTCAACCCCGGCGAAGGCTGGGTGAGCCTGCCGGACCTGATCGACTTCCTGATGGAGGAGTTCCACGCCCGCGGCGGCGAGCTGGTGCTCAACGCCGGCAAGGCCTCCGTCATGGTGGAGGGTGGCAGGACCGCCGGGGTGGAAACCGCGGCGGGCGGGACGTACCCGGCCGACGCCGTCCTGGTGGCCTGCGGCGCAGCGACGCCCGCCGTCGTCGAACCCCTGGGTGTGCACATTCCCAACGGTTCGCCCGTCTCCATGCTGGTGGTGACCAAGCAGGTGCAGCACGAGGTCACCGCCGTGATGAACACCCCCCGCGCCGCGCTGCGGCCCAACCCGGGCGGCACGTTCGCCCTGGACCACGACTGGTACGAGGAGCACATCACTGAGCACGCAGACGGCTCCTTCACCATTCCGGACGACGTGGTGCAGGAACTGGCCGACGAGGCCTCCAAGCTGGTGGCCGGCAACCCGGAACTCAAGCCGGCCTCCTGGAAGATGGGGTACAAGCCGATCCCGGGCGACGGCGAGCCGGTCCTGGGCGAACTGGGCCAGGTACCGGGCTGCTTCGTCGCCTTTACGCACTCCGGTGCCACCTTGGGACTCATCGCCGGCGAACTGCTGGCCGGTGAGATCCTGACGGGCAGGAAGCACCCCATGCTGGCGACGTTCCGGCCCGGCCGCTTCTCCTAG
- a CDS encoding amino acid ABC transporter ATP-binding protein, with the protein MTTPTKDTTSGQEAPTFHGSSLELRNLTMAYGDIEVLRNVSLTVAPGTTTCIIGPSGSGKSTLLRGINRLHEPKGGDVLLAGDSTLGSNPDTLRTRIGMVFQHFNLFPDHTAEENVALALWAVKGMPKAQAMAKARQRLAEVGLAERADHRPRDLSGGQQQRVAITRALAMEPEVMLFDEATSALDPELVKGVLSLMAGLGRRGMTMLVVTHEMGFARKVADQVVFMDEGEVVEAGTPTQLFDNPRSERLQRFLSEVL; encoded by the coding sequence ATGACCACCCCCACCAAAGACACCACCAGCGGCCAGGAAGCCCCAACGTTCCACGGCTCGTCCCTGGAACTGCGCAACCTGACCATGGCCTACGGCGACATCGAGGTCCTGCGCAACGTCAGCCTCACGGTCGCCCCGGGCACCACCACCTGCATCATCGGCCCCTCCGGCTCCGGCAAGTCCACCCTGCTGCGCGGCATCAACCGGCTCCACGAGCCCAAAGGCGGCGATGTGCTCCTGGCCGGAGACAGCACCCTGGGCAGCAACCCGGACACGCTGCGCACCCGGATCGGCATGGTCTTCCAGCACTTCAACCTCTTCCCGGACCACACCGCCGAAGAAAACGTGGCCCTGGCACTCTGGGCCGTCAAGGGGATGCCCAAAGCCCAGGCCATGGCCAAAGCCCGCCAGCGCCTTGCCGAGGTAGGTCTCGCCGAACGCGCCGACCACCGCCCCCGCGACCTCTCCGGCGGCCAGCAGCAGCGCGTCGCCATCACCCGGGCCCTGGCCATGGAACCCGAAGTCATGCTCTTCGACGAAGCCACCAGTGCCCTGGACCCCGAACTGGTCAAAGGCGTCCTGAGCCTCATGGCCGGCCTGGGCCGCCGCGGCATGACCATGCTCGTGGTCACCCACGAAATGGGATTCGCCCGCAAAGTCGCAGACCAGGTGGTCTTCATGGATGAAGGCGAAGTGGTCGAAGCAGGAACTCCCACCCAACTTTTCGACAACCCCCGCAGCGAACGCCTCCAACGCTTCCTCTCCGAGGTGCTCTGA